A DNA window from Sediminitomix flava contains the following coding sequences:
- a CDS encoding LexA family protein, with the protein MIKLFSSIIPAGYPSPSDEFMEEDLRIEEYLIRNQPATFMIRVKGESMHNAGIFDNDLLIVDRSVLAKHNDVILAWLNGEFTVKRFLQTDTDTWLKAENYKFRPRKIDPKKDTFRVWGVITFSIRHHKFHHTI; encoded by the coding sequence GTGATTAAATTATTCAGTTCTATCATTCCTGCTGGCTACCCATCTCCTTCTGATGAATTTATGGAGGAAGACTTACGAATAGAAGAATACCTCATCAGAAATCAGCCTGCAACTTTCATGATTCGTGTAAAAGGTGAATCGATGCACAATGCAGGTATTTTCGACAATGACCTTCTCATTGTTGATCGCTCCGTTTTGGCTAAACACAATGATGTGATACTGGCTTGGCTCAATGGCGAGTTTACGGTCAAAAGATTTCTTCAGACAGATACAGATACTTGGCTAAAAGCCGAAAACTACAAGTTTAGACCTCGTAAAATAGACCCTAAAAAAGATACTTTTCGTGTTTGGGGAGTTATTACCTTTAGTATTCGACATCACAAATTTCACCACACGATCTAG